A portion of the Stigmatella aurantiaca DW4/3-1 genome contains these proteins:
- a CDS encoding cold-shock protein: MATGTVKWFNDAKGFGFITQDGGGEDLFCHHTAIQTQGFRSLQEGQKVEFDVARGPKGLQAQNVRPV; encoded by the coding sequence ATGGCAACTGGTACCGTGAAGTGGTTCAACGACGCGAAGGGCTTTGGGTTCATCACGCAGGACGGCGGGGGCGAGGATCTCTTCTGCCACCACACTGCGATTCAGACCCAGGGCTTCCGCAGCCTGCAGGAAGGCCAGAAGGTGGAGTTCGACGTGGCCCGCGGCCCCAAGGGCCTCCAGGCGCAGAACGTCCGCCCGGTCTAA
- a CDS encoding DUF4136 domain-containing protein, whose translation MLRPRLVVVSLLVLALAACAGIETRTDYDPGSVDKLTGYRTYAWLPSPHTQNSQVYNPIVESRVRKAVEQELQSRGYQEVSQNPDFKIGWHGAVDQKLDVQTVDQYYGYAWDPWYSPFYLGPSVPETRVREYQEGTLILDFIDAASNKLVWRGTAQAELRESASASKRQERLNEAVHGMLKDFPPKPKK comes from the coding sequence ATGCTCCGCCCTCGTCTGGTTGTTGTTTCCCTGCTGGTATTGGCCCTTGCCGCCTGCGCGGGCATCGAGACGCGCACAGACTATGATCCGGGTTCCGTGGACAAGTTGACAGGTTATCGAACCTACGCTTGGTTGCCTTCACCTCACACGCAGAACTCGCAAGTTTACAATCCCATTGTCGAATCACGGGTGCGGAAGGCCGTGGAGCAGGAACTCCAATCACGCGGCTATCAAGAGGTCTCTCAAAACCCTGACTTCAAGATTGGATGGCATGGTGCCGTGGACCAGAAGTTGGATGTTCAGACCGTAGACCAGTACTACGGCTACGCCTGGGACCCTTGGTACTCGCCTTTTTACCTGGGCCCCTCGGTGCCCGAGACGCGCGTCCGGGAGTACCAGGAGGGAACACTCATCCTCGACTTCATCGATGCGGCCAGCAACAAGCTGGTCTGGCGCGGCACGGCCCAGGCGGAGTTGAGGGAGTCGGCCTCCGCCAGCAAGCGCCAGGAGCGGCTCAACGAAGCCGTTCACGGCATGCTCAAGGACTTCCCACCCAAGCCGAAGAAGTAG
- a CDS encoding cytochrome P450 — protein MTRRVNILSDDFRANPYPGYAELRRNSPVTQVEPSGLWAVSRYEDVAFVLDNPLLFSAEGIQAVWEPAWLGYNPLAHAMASLDGPRDAPLKTWVSQSFSPSALQRLEPRVRQLADILSDELLSRKSTDFIASFALPLPALVLSDLLGLEASDYRLFKNWSDDFACILPKVPSEDALRLRNTVTRLTGHLTCLIEQRRLTPADDLISEMLRDDLPGPVPTDRERIELLTLLLVAGLETTVPLLANGLILLAHQPELLAQLRADRTLIPSFVEELLRYDPPTQGVLRTTLEEVEISGVSLPKGAGVLALTGSAGRDERQYPEPDRFLLHREQSSIAFGKDSLTCLGAPLARMQARIGLEALLSRFEGFCLVPADLTWNKALTVRSLHALPLELTPVRAGALATSSAWVGSP, from the coding sequence ATGACGCGACGTGTGAACATCCTGTCCGATGATTTTCGGGCCAATCCCTATCCAGGCTACGCCGAGCTGCGCCGGAACAGCCCGGTGACGCAGGTCGAGCCCTCGGGGCTCTGGGCCGTCTCCCGGTACGAGGACGTGGCCTTCGTCCTCGACAACCCGCTGCTCTTCTCCGCCGAGGGCATTCAAGCCGTGTGGGAACCGGCGTGGCTGGGCTACAACCCGCTGGCCCATGCGATGGCCTCCCTGGATGGGCCGCGGGACGCTCCGCTCAAGACCTGGGTGAGCCAGTCCTTCAGCCCCAGCGCCCTTCAACGGTTGGAGCCCCGCGTGAGACAGCTCGCGGACATCCTCTCGGATGAACTCCTCTCGCGCAAAAGCACGGACTTCATCGCGTCTTTCGCCTTGCCCTTGCCCGCGCTCGTCCTGAGCGATCTGCTGGGGCTGGAGGCATCGGACTACCGGCTGTTCAAGAACTGGTCGGACGACTTCGCTTGCATTCTCCCCAAGGTGCCCTCAGAGGACGCCCTGCGTCTCCGCAACACCGTGACGCGCCTGACGGGCCACCTGACGTGCCTCATCGAGCAGCGGCGTCTGACCCCCGCGGATGATCTGATCTCCGAGATGCTCCGTGACGACCTGCCTGGACCGGTGCCCACCGACCGGGAACGGATCGAGCTGTTGACGCTCTTGCTGGTCGCTGGGCTCGAGACCACCGTGCCCCTGCTGGCCAACGGCCTCATCCTCCTCGCCCACCAGCCGGAGCTGCTTGCCCAGCTCCGGGCGGACCGGACCTTGATTCCTTCGTTCGTCGAGGAATTGCTTCGTTATGATCCGCCCACCCAGGGCGTTCTGCGGACCACCCTGGAGGAGGTGGAAATCTCCGGCGTGAGCCTTCCCAAGGGCGCCGGGGTGCTCGCCCTGACAGGCTCCGCCGGCCGGGATGAGCGCCAGTACCCCGAGCCCGATCGATTCCTCCTCCACCGCGAGCAGTCTTCGATCGCCTTCGGGAAGGATTCCCTCACCTGCCTCGGCGCCCCGCTGGCCCGGATGCAGGCCCGGATCGGATTGGAGGCATTGCTCTCCCGCTTCGAGGGCTTCTGCCTGGTCCCGGCGGATCTCACCTGGAACAAAGCACTCACGGTCAGAAGTCTCCACGCCCTCCCGCTCGAACTCACCCCCGTGAGAGCGGGAGCCCTGGCTACTTCTTCGGCTTGGGTGGGAAGTCCTTGA
- a CDS encoding sensor histidine kinase, which translates to MSGPAPLPTGPLASLTARLLLAFLLPALGFFGLMGSGGYALAHSILEEELGQSLSAIAAATASQVSGERMLTIEPGDDVQGTRTWRNLSRLLGEVQRASGVRRVYAVDTQGRVRVDIGGGLPVGAEVPELARDRRELGRVLAGERTASQVLFTGSDGQLYKTGYAPIRQADQVVGVVAVEGSAAFFGLLVRLSQAFAVASAVALAVLAAVAVLTAQGLARPLRRLMDSALRIGRGDLTTPVPPEPTREIGVLARELEVMREALESRDRQLKLMLAGVAHEVRNPIGGIELFSGLLAEDVRAGSLSEAGGHVTRIQREVAYLQRIVEDFLAFAREQPLARAPVEAPTLLSDACELLAGEAEAKGVALEVDAVPTRLEADGSLLTAALVNLVKNAIQASPSGGRVQVTGRPADAVYAIQVRDSGPGVPPPETERIFEPFFTTREKGTGLGLPLARKIIRAHGGELSLSSAPGNTVFTVTLPLERSSRQEP; encoded by the coding sequence ATGAGCGGCCCCGCCCCCCTTCCCACCGGTCCCCTGGCCTCGCTCACCGCGAGGCTGCTGTTGGCCTTCTTGCTTCCAGCCCTGGGGTTCTTCGGACTCATGGGCAGTGGTGGGTACGCCCTGGCGCACTCCATTCTCGAGGAGGAGCTGGGGCAAAGCCTGTCGGCCATCGCCGCCGCCACCGCCAGCCAGGTCAGTGGGGAGCGAATGCTGACCATCGAGCCAGGCGACGACGTGCAGGGCACGCGGACCTGGCGCAACCTCTCGAGGCTGCTGGGCGAAGTGCAACGGGCCAGCGGCGTGCGCCGCGTCTACGCCGTGGACACCCAGGGGCGCGTCCGGGTGGACATCGGCGGCGGCCTGCCGGTGGGGGCGGAAGTGCCCGAGCTGGCGAGGGACCGGAGGGAGCTGGGGCGCGTCCTGGCCGGGGAGCGCACCGCAAGCCAGGTGCTCTTCACGGGCTCGGACGGACAGCTCTACAAGACGGGCTATGCTCCGATCCGGCAAGCGGACCAGGTGGTGGGCGTGGTGGCCGTGGAGGGCAGCGCGGCCTTCTTCGGCCTGCTGGTGCGGCTGTCCCAGGCCTTCGCGGTGGCCAGCGCGGTGGCCCTGGCGGTGCTGGCGGCGGTGGCGGTGCTCACGGCCCAAGGGTTGGCCCGCCCGCTGCGCCGGTTGATGGACTCGGCGCTGCGCATCGGCCGGGGAGACTTGACGACCCCCGTGCCCCCCGAGCCCACGCGGGAGATTGGTGTGTTGGCGCGCGAGTTGGAGGTGATGCGCGAAGCCTTGGAGAGCCGGGACCGGCAGCTCAAGCTCATGCTCGCGGGCGTGGCCCACGAGGTGCGCAACCCCATCGGGGGCATCGAGCTGTTCTCGGGCCTGCTCGCGGAGGACGTCCGGGCCGGGAGCCTCTCCGAGGCAGGGGGCCACGTGACGCGCATCCAGCGGGAGGTGGCCTACCTCCAGCGCATCGTCGAGGACTTCCTGGCCTTTGCCCGTGAACAACCCCTGGCCCGGGCCCCCGTGGAAGCCCCCACCCTGCTCTCAGACGCCTGCGAACTCCTGGCGGGAGAGGCCGAGGCCAAGGGCGTCGCCCTGGAGGTGGACGCGGTCCCAACCCGGCTGGAGGCAGACGGCAGCCTGTTGACGGCCGCCCTGGTGAACCTGGTGAAGAACGCCATCCAGGCTTCCCCGTCCGGCGGCCGGGTCCAGGTCACAGGACGCCCCGCGGACGCGGTCTACGCCATCCAGGTCAGGGACAGCGGCCCGGGGGTTCCCCCCCCCGAGACAGAACGCATCTTCGAGCCCTTCTTCACCACCCGGGAGAAGGGCACGGGCCTGGGACTGCCCCTGGCCCGGAAGATCATCCGGGCGCACGGCGGAGAGCTGTCGCTCTCTTCGGCCCCGGGAAACACGGTGTTCACCGTCACACTGCCCCTGGAACGCAGCTCCCGCCAGGAGCCCTGA